The Streptomyces kanamyceticus DNA segment CGGTCGGCGAGGAGATGCACGCCCTGGTGGAGCGGCTGTACCCGCTGTGCCGGAGCATCACGGGCGACGGCGTGCGCGCCACCCTGAGCATCGTCGGCGAGTACGTTCCGCTGCAGGTGCACGAGGTGCCGACCGGGACCCAGGTGCTCGACTGGACGGTGCCGCAGGAGTGGAACATCCGCGACGCCTACATCGCCGACGCCGCGGGGAACCGGGTCGTCGACTTCGCCGCGTCCAGCCTGCACGTGCTCGGCTACAGCGTGCCGGTGTCCAGGACCATGCCGCTCGCCGAGCTGCGCGATCACCTGTACACCCTTCCGGACCACCCGAGTTGGGTGCCCTACCGCACCAGCTACTACAAGCCGGAATGGGGATTCTGCCTGGCCCAGGAGACCCTGGACGCCCTGCCGGACGGCGACTACCAGGTCCGTATCGACTCCACGCTCGAAGACGGCCACCTCACCTACGCCGAGCACGTGATCCCCGGCCAGGTCCCCGACGAGGTGATCGTCTCCTGCCACACCTGCCACCCGTCGCTGGCCAACGACAACCTCGCGGGCATCGCGGTCGCCACGTTCCTGGCGCGGGCGCTGGCCGAACAGACGCCGTACTACACCTACCGGTTCATCTACGCGCCGGGCACCGTCGGGGCGATCACCTGGCTGGCCCGCAACGCGGAGCGGGTGGACCAGGTCAAGCACGGCCTCGTACTGGCCTGCGCCGGTGACGCGGGCGACCTGACGTACAAGCAGAGCAGACGCGGCGACGCGGAGATCGACCGGGTGCTGCGGCACGTCCTCGCCACGTCCGAACGCCCGCACCGCGTCACCGAGTTCACCCCGTACGGCTACGACGAGCGGCAGTACTGCTCACCCGGGTTCAACCTCGGCGTGGGCTCGCTCAGCAGGACCCCGTACGCCGGATACCCCGAGTACCACACCTCGGCGGACAACCCGGACTTCGTCTCCCCGGAGGCGATGGCGGACACCCTGTCCGTCTGCCGCGAGGCCTTCGCCGTCCTCGACCGCAACCGGAGCTACCTCAACCTCAGCCCGTACGGCGAACCCCAGCTGGGCCGACGCGGGTTGTACGACTCGCTCGGCGGCCGCAGCGACGCGAAGCAGGCCCAGCTGGCCATGCTCTGGGTGCTCAGCCTCTCCGACGGCGGGCACAGCCTGCTCGACGTGGCCGAGCGGTCCGGGCTGGCGTTCGACACCGTCGCCGGTGCGGCGGACGCCCTGGGCGCCGCCGGACTGATCAAGGCATGACGCCGATGACCATCGAGGGGGAGAAGACGAGACGGGCCGGGCCCGCACGGCGGGCCATCGTCGGCCGACTGTCCTGGGGGCTCGCCGACCAGGCGGCCTCCAGCTTGTCCAACTTCGTGGTGGGAATCTACGTGGCCCGCTCGCTGGGCCTCGGCGCGTTCGGCGTGTTCAGCCTGGCCTGGGTGACGTACGGCGTGGTGCTCAGCGTCTCCCGCGGCCTGGCCACCGACCCGCTCGTGGTGCGCTTCAGCGGTGTGCCCGGCTGGTCCTGGCGCAGGGCGGTGGCACAGTCGGCGGGCACCGCGCTCGGCGTCGGCACCGCCATCGGCGCGGCGTGTCTGGTGGTCGGTCTGGCGCTCGGCGGGCAGGTTGGGCCCGCGTTCGCCTGCCTCGGCGTCATGCTGCCGGGGCTGCTCCTCCAGGACGCCTGGCGGTACGCGTTCTTCGCCGCGGGCACCGGACGCAAGGCGTTCGTCAACGACCTGGTGTGGGGCGTCGCGCTCGTCCCCGCCATGGTGGTGGCGGCCCGCGTGGGCACCGTGGCCGCCTTCGTGCTCGCCTGGGGCGTCTCCGCCGCGGTGGCCGCGGTGTACGGCTGTTTCCAGTCCGGCATCCGGCCCCGGATGACCCGGGCCCGCGAGTGGCTGCGCGAGCACCGCGACCTCAGCTACCGGTATCTGGCCGAGAACGTCGGCGTCAGCGGCGCCAGCCAGCTGCGGGCGTACGGGCTCGGCGCGATCGTCGGGGTCAGCGCGGTGGGCGTGGTGCGCGGCGCCGAGCTCCTGCTCGGCCCGTTCATGGCCATACTGATGGGTCTTTCGCTGGTCACCGTCGCCGAGGCGGCACGGGTACTGCGGAGGGCCCCGCACCGCCTCGGCGTGTTCTGCCTGCTCCTCGGCGGCGCCCAGGCCGTCGCCGCGCTGCTCTGGGGCGCGGCGCTGCTGCTGATGCCCGACCGGCTCGGCGAGCTCGTGCTCGGCGACGTCTGGCACTCCGCGTCCGAGCTCATCGTGCCGGTCACGCTCGGCGTCGCGGCCGCCGGACTCGGCACCGGCGCGGCGGCCGGGCTCCGCGCGCTCGCCGCGGCCCGGCGCAGCCTGCGCTGTCAACTGTTCGCCTCCGCCTGCTACGTCGGCGGCGGGCTCGGCGGGGCGGCCCTGGCCGACACGGTCGGCTCGGCCTGGGGCGTCGCCGCCGCCACCGTCTGCGGCTCCTGCGTCTGGTGGCTGCAGCTGCGGGCCGCCCTGCGCGAGCGCCGCCAGAACTCCATTCCCGAAGTGAGGACGTCATGACCGCCCATCCCCGGTTGAGCATCGGCCTGCCCGTGTACAACGGCGAGGAGTACCTCGCCGAGGCGCTCGATGCCCTGCTCGGCCAGACCTACGAGGACTTCGAGCTGGTCATCTCGGACAACGCCTCGGCCGACGGGACGCAGGACATCTGCCGCAAGTACGCCGCCCAGGACTCACGCATCCGGTACATCAGGCTGCACAAGAACATCGGCGCGGCGCCGAACCACAACTACGTGTTCACCCAGTGCCGCGGCGAACTGTTCAAGTGGGCGTCGCACGACGACCTGTACGCAAGGGACCTGCTGCGGCGCTGCGTCGAGGCACTCGACGAGCGCCCCGGCATCGTTCTCGCGCACTCCGGCCAGGCCGTCATCGACGAGAACGGCCAGGTGAAGGTCCCCTACGAGTACGGGATCGCCACCGACGCGCCCCGCGCGCCCGAGCGCTTCCGCAGCTTCCTGTTCGCGCCCGGTGGCGACGACTTCTACGGGGTGATGCGGTCCGACATGCTGCGCCGGGTCAAGCCGCACGACAGCTACCACCACGCGGACCGCACGTTCGTCGCCGAGATCGTCCTGCACGGGCCCTTCCACCAGGTGCCCGAGCTGCTGTACTTCCGCCGCGACCACCCCACCCGCGCCGAGCGGGCGAACCCCTCCAAGCGCTCCCGGTGCGTCAACCTGGACCCGCGCAGGGCGGGCCCGCTGCACCCGACGCCCCGGCTGCTCGCCGAGTACGTCGGCGGCTTCGTCTCGGCGATCCGACGGGCGCCGCTGTCCGTGGCCGACCGGCGTGCGTGCTACGTCCACCTGGCCGCGTGGATGACCAGCAGGGCCAGGCCCGGCGCCGGTGAGCGGGTCGAGGACCGCGCCCCGGTCGACCCCGCCGGGCTCACCGTCTCCGTCGACGCGCTCGTCGCCGGACGTGAGGGGAGGCAGGCGTGAGAGCCGCACGCGAAACCCCGGTGCGCGTCGGGGTGTTCGGCCTGCTCGGCTCCGGGAACCTCGGCAACGACGGGTCGCTCGAAGCCGTCCTCGGCTACCTCCGCGCCGAGCATCCGGACGCGGCCGTGGACGCGCTGTGCGGCGGACCCGAGGTCGTCGCGGCCCGGTACCGGATCCCCGCGACGCGACTGCACTGGTACCGGGGCGAGTACCGGACCGCCTCGCGGGCGGGCGCGATCGTGGGGAAGGGCCTGGGCAAACTCGTCGATGCCTTCCGCACAGGGGCCTGGGTGCGCCGACACGACGTGGTGATCGTGCCGGGCATGGGCGTCCTGGAGGCCACGCTGCCGCTGCGGCCGTGGGGCTTCCCGTACGCGCTGTTCCTGCTCTGCGCGTCAGGACGGCTGTTCGGCACCCGGGTCGCGCTGGTCGGCGTGGGCGCCGCACCGATCGGCAGCAGGCCGACCCGGGCCCTGGTGCGCTGGTCGGCCCGGCTCGCCACCTACCGGTCGTACCGGGACGCCCTGTCCCGCGACGCCATCCGGGCGATGGGCGTGGACACCGCGCGCGACGAGGTCTACCCGGACCTCGCGTTCGCCCTGCCCGCGCCGCAAGCGCCTTCGAGCCCGCCGGGGGGCCAGGTCTGCGTCGGCGTCATGGACTTCCACGGCGGTGACGACGACCGCGCCCGCGCCGACGAGATCCACCGGCGCTATCTCGAAGGGACGACCCGATTCGTCCGCGCGCTGGTCGACGAGGGCAGGCCGGTCCGGCTGCTCACCGGTGACGAGTGCGACGCCCCGGTGGTCGCCGCGATCCTCGACGCGGTGGACTCGCCCCTGGTCACCGCGGCCGACGCGGCCTCGCTCGCCGACCTGATGAAGGAGACGGCGGCCGCCGACACCGTGGTGGCCACCCGCTACCACAACCTGATCTGCGCGCTGAAGGCCGGGACCCCGACGCTCGCCCTCAGCTATGCGGCGAAGAGCGACGCGCTCATGGACCGGATGGGTCTGGGCGCGTACCGCCACCCGGCTCGCGAGGTCGACGCGGAGCGACTGCTCGAACAGTTCCGGGAGCTGGAACGGCGATCGGCTGAGCTGCGCGAGACCCTCGCCGAGCGCAACCTGGACGCCACCCGCCAACTGGAGCACCAGTTCACCGCTTTGACCGCGGCCCTGTTCCCGACGACCGCCCAAGCCCAAGCCCCAGCACAACGCCACGCCCACGATCACGATCACGCCATGCGGGAGACCCGATGAAAGCGACCGAAGTCCCGGCGATCGTCGGCGCGTACCTCTTCGAGCCGACGCCGTACGCCGACGAACGCGGCTTCTTCTGCCGCACCTTCGACGCCGACGTGGTCCGCTCGGTGGGCCTCGACCCGGACGCCTTCATCCAGGACAGCCTGTCGCGCTCGGTCCGGGGCGTGCTGCGCGGACTGCACCTGCGCTCGGGCGCGGGCGAGGCCAAGCTGGTGCGGTGCTCGTACGGGAAGGTCTTCGACGTCGTCGTGGACCTGCGGCCGGACTCGCCGACCTACCGCAACGTGGCCGTCTTCGAGCTGTCCGGCGAGACACAGGTGACCCTGTACATCCCGGCGGGGTGCGCGCACGGCTTCCAGGCGCTCACCGAGACCGCCGACACCTCGTACCGGATCGACCGTCCGCACGATCCGGCCGAGGACGTGACGATCGCCTTCGACGACCCGGAGCTCGCCATTCCCTGGCCGCTGCCCGTCACGTCGATGTCCCAGCGGGACCGGGAGGCGCCGAGCCTCGCCGAGGTCCTGAAGCACAAGGAGAAGTGAGGTCGCCGTGGACACCGAACACACCGAAGAGGCCCGGGAGGGCGAGGAGTTGGCGCTGCCCCGGTCGCGTACGGCGAACGAGCGGCTGCACGCCCTGATCCCCGGCGGCGCCCACACCTACGCCAAGGGCGACGACCAGTACCCCGAGAACCTCGCCCCGGTCATCAGCCACGGCCGCGGCGCCCACGTGTGGGACGTCGACGGGAACCGCTACGTCGAGTACGGCTCGGGACTCCGCTCCGTCAGCCTCGGCCACGCCCACCCGCGGGTGACCGAGGCGGTGCGGCGGCAGATCGACCGCGGCAGCAACTTCGTCCGGCCTTCCCTCATGGAGGTCGAGGCCGCGGAACGGTTCCTGGCCACGGTGCCGACCGCCGAGATGGTGAAGTTCGCGAAGAACGGCTCCGACGCCACCACCGCCGCGGTACGCCTGGCCCGCGCCGCCACCGGGCGCTCTCGGGTGGCCGTCTGCGGCGACCATCCCTTCTTCTCCGTCGACGACTGGTTCATCGGCACCACGCCGATGTCGGCCGGCATCCCGGCGGCGACCACCGAGCTCACCGTGGCGTTCCCGTACGGGGACCTGGCCGCCACGGAGGAGTTGCTCACCCGGTACCAGGACGAGATCGCCTGCCTGATCCTCGAACCGGCCGGACACACCGAGCCCGCGCCGGGGTATCTCGCCGCACTCCGTGAACTGGCCGACCGGCACGGCTGCGTACTGATCTTCGACGAGATGATCACCGGTTTCCGCTGGTCGGAGGCGGGAGCCCAGGGTCTGTACGGCGTCGTGCCCGACCTCTCCACGTTCGGCAAGGCGCTCGGCAACGGGTTCGCCGTCTCCGCCCTCGCGGGGCGCCGGGAGCTGATGGAGCGGGGCGGACTTCGCCACTCCGGCGAGCGGGTGTTCCTGCTGTCCACCACGCACGGAGCGGAGACGCACTCGCTGGCCGCCGCGATGGCCGTACAGAGCACCTACGCCGAGGAGGGCATCACCGAGCGGCTGCACGCCCTCGGTGAGCGGTTGGCCGCCGGTGTTCGTGACGCGACGGCCGCCATGGGCGTCGGGGACCACATCGTCGTCAGGGGCCGGGCCAGCAACCTGGTCTTCGCCACCCTCGACGAGAACGGGCGGCCCTCGCAGCCGTACCGCACCCTGTTCCTGCGGCGGCTCCTCGCGGGCGGGGTGCTCGCCCCGTCGTTCGTGGTGAGCAGCGCGCTCAGCGAAGCCGACATCGACCACACCGTCGATGTGGTGGCCCAGGCTTGTGCGGTGTACCGGAAGGCGCTGGACGCCGCCGACCCCACGCCCTGGCTGGGCGGTCGACCGGTGAAGCCGGTGTTCCGCCGCTTGGTGTGAGGTGACGTGATGTGACGTCAGCGGCGCTCCGACCGGTCGGCGTCGGCCCTTCGGCCGTCCAGCCGGTCGGCCGTCCGGTCGACCAGCCACGCGGTCGCCGGTACCACCGCGAGCGCCGTGCACCAGCCGCCGAGGACGTCGGTCGGATAGTGCGCGCCCAGGGCGACTTGGGCCCAGCCCATGACGGCGCCCGCCACCAGCGCCGCGCCGAGCACGAGTGACAGGCCTGCCGTCCTGCCGAGCCCGAGCCGTCCGGTCGCGAGCAGTGCCACCACGAGGGCGAGCGCGGTGAGGAAGGCGGTGTGCCCGCTCGGGTAGGACAGGTTGTCGGCACCGTGGATGGTCCGTCCCACCAGCGACTTGAGGAGCGTCGCCGTCACGACGGTGACGCCGACCCCGGCGACGACGAACACCGCCGCGCGACGACCGCACACCAGCAGGCAGCCCGTCACCGCGGCGACGACGAGCGTCGCCGATCCGGCGGGCTCGCCCAGGAAGTCCGTGGCCAGCGCGACGCGCCGCCACGGCGGCCGCACACTGTCCGCCGTCGGATCGATGAACCACCGGTCGACCGTGCCGGGCTCGCTGTGCCCGGCGTACAGGACTCCGAGCGCGACGACCGCCAGCGCGGCGAGGACCGCGACAAGACCGAGCCACGCGCGCAGCGACGGGGGCAGCGCCGTGGGCGCAGGGCGGCCGGTCACGCGCCCACCGGACCGAGTAGGCCGACGATCCCGTCGAGCACGAACTGGTCTGGGCCGACGCCCAGTTCCGCTCCGGCCAGGCGATCCAACGCGAGCCCCTCCGTCGTCTTCGAACTCACGAGTCAGCCTTTCCTCGTCACCCTAACCAACAATCCGGTCGCGGAGAGGGGGACTACAGTGAACCGGTGACTTCCCTGCCTGAAGACCTGCCGACAGCGATCGGCGACGAGGACCGCGACGCGGCGGTGCGGCGGCTGCAAGAGGCGTACGCCGATGGGTACTTGTCGCACGAGGAGATGGACGGACACCTCGGCCAAGTCCTCGCGGCGACGCGGCGGAGCGAGCTCGATGCGGCTCTGTCGTCGCTTCCGGCGGAGAAGCCGGGGACCATCGCCACGATCGGCGCCGCCGGTGGACGGATCAAGCGGAGCGGGGCGTGGCAGGTGCCGCGGACGCTCAAGGTCGCGTCTGCCTACGGACGTGTGCGGCTGGATCTGTCGCGGGCGGTCATCGAGCATCCGGTGATCGACATCGAGCTGGCGGTCGGCACCGGCAGGGCGAAGATCACCGTGCCGCATGACGCGGTCGTCGTCCTGGACGAACTGAACACCGGGTGGAAGGACTACCGCTACCAGCCCCCGCGGCGGTCAAGTGGCCCCCGTGGCCCGGAGATCCGCATCTCCGGGACCATGGGCTTCGGACGCCTCACGGTCCGTCACGCTCGCCGGTGAGGACCCGTTCGCACGAGCACCCACACCTGCAGTCGGGCCACGGTGTCCGATTCGAATGGGGACCCACCGGTGCTCAGCGGCTGGCGCCGGGTGTGAGCTGTGTCGTGGTCGTCGATGTGCTGTCGTTCACCACGGCGGTGAGCGTCGCGGTCGATGCCGGGACACGTGTCTTCCCCTACCGCTGGCGTGACGAGAGCGCCACCGCGTTCGCCGCCCAGCACGGTGCGAACCTCGCCGTGGGACGCCGAGCGGCCAGCGCCACGTCCCCGTGGACGCTCTCACCCGCGTCCCTGCGCGCCGCCCCCTTCATGCCGCGCCTGGTCCTGCCTTCCCCCAACGGCTCCGCCATCGCGGCGAGCGCTGGCCCGACGACAGCCTGCGGCCTGCCCTGGAGGACTTGATCGGATCGGGTGCCGTCATCACCGCTCTGCGTGAACACGTCGGCGACGTACTGTCTCCCGAGGCCGCCGTCGCCGCATCCGCGTTCCACGCGACACGGGACGTCGGAGGCGCCGTGGCCGACAGCGCCTCCGGGCGGGAACTCATCGAGGGCGGATTCGAGCAGGACGTCGCCATCGCCACCGAACTGGACGCCAGTACAAGGGTCCCCGTCCTGACCGAGGGCGCCTTCACCGACCAGGCGCGCTGGCAGCCGGATCCGGTGGTTGGGTAGCCTCGCGGGATGGATCTGCGACTGGCGGCGTACGCCGTGTGCATCGAGGACGGACGGGTACTGCTCGCGCACTCCGTGAAGCCCGACGGCACGAGGACTTGGACGCTTCCCGGCGGCAGGGTCGAGGACGCGGAGGACCCCTTCGACACGGTGGTCCGCGAGGTCGCTGAGGAGACCGGTCTGGATGCCGTGGTCGAGTGCCTGCTGGGCGTGGACTCCCGGGTGGTCCCGGCCGCGGAGCGCCGCGTGCCCGGTCGGCCCGCGCTCCAGAACGTAGGCATCTTCTACCGGGCCCGTATCACCGGCGGCCAGCTGCGTCCTGAACCCAACGGCGAGACCGCCGAGTCGATCTGGACCCCGGTCTCCGACGTCGCCCGCCTCGACCGCTCGTCACTGCTCGACATCGGCCTGTCCCTGGCCCGGACCACACCGGCGACCGGCCACGTGGACCCCGTCCCGGTCGGCGGCCTGATCCGGCACTGAGCGCACCCTGCCCGAGGCACAGCGCGCGCGTACTCACATCGGCAGCGAATGCAGCCGCGCCTCTCCGGTCGGCCATTTCGCGTCGTCGGTCAGCGGTGTCCACATCGCGCGCAACGGCATGCGGACCGGTCCTTCGACATCGGGCTGCTCGACCCCTATGTCGTCGTCCAGAACGTGCCAGCCCATCCGTCCGTAGAGCGCGGTGAGCCGCGGCACGCAGAAGAGCAGCCCGTGCGCCAAGCCGCCCGCGTCGCGGGCGTGTTCCATGGCCGCGGTCACCACCTGGCGTGCGAGCCCCTGCCCTCTGAGGTCGGAGGCCACGGCGACGCCACCGAGACCGGCCGCGTGCCATCGATCGGAACCTACTGAGAGCGGCACTCGCACCCACCCCGCATGCGCGACGAGACGGTCCTGCCGTCTGAGCCCGAAGTGCACGTCCTTGTCGCGCCACGTCAGACCGGCCGAAGCCACGCCGAAGGGGTCGGCGCCACCGCCGGTGATCTCATCGCGCTCCGCCATGGTGTACTGCGTGAGCCGTATGACTGAATCTCCCATGGAGATCACTCTCGCACCACGCGTCGGCGTCAGGGGAGCCAACGCCGCATCACGGTGAGCAGTTCGTCGGGCTCCACCGGTTTCGCCACGTAGTCGGAAGCGCCGGACTCCAGCGCCTTCTCGCGGTCGTACCGCATGGCCTTCGCGGTGAGCGCGATGATGGGGAGACCGGCGAACCGCGGCTCCTTGCGGATGGCCGCGGTCGTCTCGTAGCCGTCCATGTCCGGCATCATCGTGTCCATCAGGACGAGTGCCACCTCGGGGTGCTGTTCGAGCACGTCGATGGCCTCGCGGCCGTCCTCCGCGTACAGCACCACCAACCCGCGATGCTCCAGCAGGCTGGTGAGAGCGAACACGATCCGGATGTCGTCGTCGACCACCAGCACACGCTCGCCGTTGAACAGGAACGAGGTGTCGGGGTCGAGGGCGCTGTCGGCAACGGGACGTGGCCCGGATGGTTCATCGCGCGTCGCCGGGGCTGCCGGAGCCGGGGCCGGGTGAGGCGGGTAGGAGAAGTCGGCGTGGTGCTGCAGCGGAAGGTAGAGCGTGAAGGTGGATCCGCGGCCCAGCTCGCTCGCTGCGTGGATCTGGCCGCCGAGCAGCTGCGCGATCTCCCGGCTGATGGACAGGCCGAGACCGGTGCCGCCGTACTTCCTGCTGGTCGTGCCGTCCGCCTGTTTGAACGCTTCGAAGATCACCTGCATCTTGTCGGCCGCGACACCGATGCCGGTGTCCGTCACCGAGAAGGCGAGCAACTCGGCGCCGGGGTCCTGCAGGGACCCCGCTTCGTGCAAGTCCTCACGGATCGCCGGTGGCACGCTGGAACCGGCGAATGTCACGGCCAGTTCGATGGACCCGGAGTGGGTGAACTTCACGGCATTGGACAGCAGGTTCCGCAGTACCTGAAGGAGTCGTTGTTCGTCCGTCGGCACGGTCAGGGGCAGGTCGGGGGAGAGGTGAACGGAGAGGCCGAGACCCTTCTCCGTCGTCAGCGGACGGAACGTGGCAGCGACGTAGTCGAGGAGTTCCGCCAGGTTCACCGGGCTCGGTGACACCTCCATCTTGCCCGCCTCGACCTTGGAGAGGTCGAGGATGTCGTTGATCAACATGAGCAGATCGGAGCCCGCGCCGTGAATCGTCTCGGCGAACTGGACCTGTTGCGCCGTGAGATTGGCCTCCGGGTTGTCGGCGAGCATCTTCGAAAGGATCAGCATGGACTGGAGGGGCGTGCGCAGTTCGTGAGACATGTTGGCGAGGAACTCCGCCTTGTAGCTCATCGAGTAGGCGAGTTGCTCATTGCGTTCCTCCAGCACCTGCCGGGCTTCCTCGATCTCGCGCGTCTTGGCCTCGAGCTGCCGGTGGGATTCTCCCAGGGCCATCTGGTGGCTTTCGAGCTCCGCCGACCGTGCGCGCAGCTGCTCGGTCAACGCCTGTGACTGGCTGAGCAGTTGCTGGGTCTGCTGCTGTTTGATCACCTCCGCGCTGCTGTGCTCGATCAGGTCGGCGACCTCGGAAGGAATGTCCGGTCTGCGTTCGGTGAGCCAGTGCTGCGCCTCCGCCACACGTGTGGCGGACAGCAGGTCCTTCTCCTTGCCCTGGGCCCGCTCCTCCATGAGCGTCAGCCACTGCTGGAAGTCCGCGTCCGCCTCGACCCAGGCGGCCAGGCGTTCCCATTCGCGGATGAGGGCCTCATGCGCGATCTCGGCCGTGTCCGGGCCTTCGGGGCCCAGGATCACCAGGCGGCGCTCGGGATCGGCGAGCAACTGTGCGATCGACCAGTCGCCGCCCAGATGGGCGCGGCGGGCCGTGACGCGCACCGCGCTGGAGGCACCACCGCGGGCCCGGACCATGGTCAACAGGGCGCGCTTGATACGGGGTTCGTCGAGACCGAGCTGCTCGGAGAGCCAGATGTAGACCTTCTCCGCATGCTGATTGAGGGCTCCGGAGACACCGCCGAGGCCGTGATAGCTGTCGAAGCTGATCCGGCGGTCGTGCTGCATCGGCCACAACTCGGTCAGCGTGAATTCGAGCAGCGGCAGGCTTCCCGCGGCCTTGCTCGCCTCGCAGGCGATCTGCTCGGCGAGCCCCGGAGTGAAGGCGACGCCCGCCAGCTGGGCCGGTTCCACGATCACGCGTGTCAACGCGCCCTCGTCCAGCGGAGAGACGTTCAGCTGACGGTCCTGGAGGCGCGGGCCCAGGTCGGGGAGTTCGAGCAGTTCGGGCAGGAAGTCCGAGCGCAGCGTGCACACCAGTCGTACGCGCGGATCCTGTAAGGCGTCCGGGGGAGGCAGCAACTGCCGCAGGTACTCCAGCGGCGTCCCGCTCTCCGGTCCTGCGCTCAGGATCTCCTCGAACTGGTCGCCGATCAGGGCGAGTCGTTGGCCGGTGAGCACCGCGACCCGCGAGGCCACGGGCCAGAAGCCATCCTCCCGCACCGCCCCGGCCCGGTTCTCCAACTGCTCGAGCGAGTGGTCACCCCCGGGGTGTTCCAGATCGAGCAGCGCCCGCGCGACCGACTCGTACGGCGTCACGCCCGGGCGGAAGGACACCACGCTCCAGCCGTCGGCCGCGAGGGCGGGCTGTAGACCGGCGGCGACCAGGGAGGACTTCCCGACCCCCGAAGGTCCTGTGACCATGACGAAGGGCTGCGCCTTCACCATGTCGCGCAGCCGCTCGACTTCGCGCTCCCGGCCCACGAACACGCCGGTCTGCGCGTCGGCTGCGGTGAAGGCCCGCAGCCCGCGATAGGGGCAGGGGGGCAGCACGGTGCGCCCCAGGACCTCGGGCCAGGCCGCGGCGACCTCGGTCATCGGCACCGCGTACGCGTCCTGGGCGCCGCCGCCACGACTGGCGACGGCGAGCATGCCGACGACGGCGTCCCCCCACCGGTCGGTCGCGACGACCGGTGCCCCGCTGTAGCCGGGCTGAGCGCGCAGCGCCGACTCCGCGCCGGAGTCCAGCTGGATCAGCCCGCCGCCGACGGCACCCCGCAGTACGCAGGTGCTCCAGGCTCCGTGGGCCTTCCGGTCCGGCACGCCCGCGTACCCGAACACCGACACGGGCGCGTCACCCACCAGACCCACCCGCGCGTCCAGCAGCCGGGCCGGACCGGCACCGACCGGCAAGGTGTCCCCGCCCACCAGGATCAGGCCCGCCACGTCACGCCCCGGACACCCGGCGCCCGGCGGCGGATCCCAGGCGGCGATCCGGCAGTGCCGCAGCGGCGCGCCCTCGGCATCGCCCAGCAACACGAACTCGACCTGCACGCGCGCCGTGTCGGCGGGCCGGTCGCGCACGCTCTTGTCCCGGCCGAGCGCGGCGTTGACCACGTGGGCGCAGGTGACGATGTGCCGCTCGCCGACGACGAAGCCGACCCCGACAGGGGAGTCCGAGGTGCTGACCCGGATCTTGACGATGAGTCCCTCGCGCTGGGCACGCACCGCGATCAGCTGCTCTTCCAGACCACCCGGATCGCGAAGTTGACCTCTGCCGTTCCCTTGGCGATGATCACTCCGGTCTCGCCGCCCATCTTGAGACCGAACTGGATCTCCGTCTCGTCGGGCTTCAATTCCCTTACGGCCCGGGCGACATGAGTGAGCGTCGGCGCGACCCGGTCGAGTGCCTCCTGGAGCGTCAGGTGCGCCCTGGCCACCGTGCTGTCTCCAGCGGCCGCCAGATCCAGGTCCGAGCCCGGTTGTTCGCCGCCGTCCACTTCGAAGACGGCCGTCGCCTCGTCGCCGTCCCTCAGCGCCATCACGAGTTCTGCCACGATGCCCCTTGCAGCCGCGTTCGCCGGCGGATCACCGGTACTCCCCAATCCTGAGGCACGGCGCGGGCGCGGCGCAGGCGTTCCCGGGGATGACCGCGCACAGCCCGCGACTCAGAGGGCGTCGAGCTCGCGGCGCAGCAAGTGGCCGAGTCTGAAGAGCAGTTGCTGCCCTGTGCCATCGATCTGCCCT contains these protein-coding regions:
- a CDS encoding DUF4910 domain-containing protein encodes the protein MTAVGEEMHALVERLYPLCRSITGDGVRATLSIVGEYVPLQVHEVPTGTQVLDWTVPQEWNIRDAYIADAAGNRVVDFAASSLHVLGYSVPVSRTMPLAELRDHLYTLPDHPSWVPYRTSYYKPEWGFCLAQETLDALPDGDYQVRIDSTLEDGHLTYAEHVIPGQVPDEVIVSCHTCHPSLANDNLAGIAVATFLARALAEQTPYYTYRFIYAPGTVGAITWLARNAERVDQVKHGLVLACAGDAGDLTYKQSRRGDAEIDRVLRHVLATSERPHRVTEFTPYGYDERQYCSPGFNLGVGSLSRTPYAGYPEYHTSADNPDFVSPEAMADTLSVCREAFAVLDRNRSYLNLSPYGEPQLGRRGLYDSLGGRSDAKQAQLAMLWVLSLSDGGHSLLDVAERSGLAFDTVAGAADALGAAGLIKA
- a CDS encoding MATE family efflux transporter, with amino-acid sequence MTIEGEKTRRAGPARRAIVGRLSWGLADQAASSLSNFVVGIYVARSLGLGAFGVFSLAWVTYGVVLSVSRGLATDPLVVRFSGVPGWSWRRAVAQSAGTALGVGTAIGAACLVVGLALGGQVGPAFACLGVMLPGLLLQDAWRYAFFAAGTGRKAFVNDLVWGVALVPAMVVAARVGTVAAFVLAWGVSAAVAAVYGCFQSGIRPRMTRAREWLREHRDLSYRYLAENVGVSGASQLRAYGLGAIVGVSAVGVVRGAELLLGPFMAILMGLSLVTVAEAARVLRRAPHRLGVFCLLLGGAQAVAALLWGAALLLMPDRLGELVLGDVWHSASELIVPVTLGVAAAGLGTGAAAGLRALAAARRSLRCQLFASACYVGGGLGGAALADTVGSAWGVAAATVCGSCVWWLQLRAALRERRQNSIPEVRTS
- a CDS encoding glycosyltransferase family 2 protein, encoding MTAHPRLSIGLPVYNGEEYLAEALDALLGQTYEDFELVISDNASADGTQDICRKYAAQDSRIRYIRLHKNIGAAPNHNYVFTQCRGELFKWASHDDLYARDLLRRCVEALDERPGIVLAHSGQAVIDENGQVKVPYEYGIATDAPRAPERFRSFLFAPGGDDFYGVMRSDMLRRVKPHDSYHHADRTFVAEIVLHGPFHQVPELLYFRRDHPTRAERANPSKRSRCVNLDPRRAGPLHPTPRLLAEYVGGFVSAIRRAPLSVADRRACYVHLAAWMTSRARPGAGERVEDRAPVDPAGLTVSVDALVAGREGRQA
- a CDS encoding polysaccharide pyruvyl transferase family protein, translating into MRAARETPVRVGVFGLLGSGNLGNDGSLEAVLGYLRAEHPDAAVDALCGGPEVVAARYRIPATRLHWYRGEYRTASRAGAIVGKGLGKLVDAFRTGAWVRRHDVVIVPGMGVLEATLPLRPWGFPYALFLLCASGRLFGTRVALVGVGAAPIGSRPTRALVRWSARLATYRSYRDALSRDAIRAMGVDTARDEVYPDLAFALPAPQAPSSPPGGQVCVGVMDFHGGDDDRARADEIHRRYLEGTTRFVRALVDEGRPVRLLTGDECDAPVVAAILDAVDSPLVTAADAASLADLMKETAAADTVVATRYHNLICALKAGTPTLALSYAAKSDALMDRMGLGAYRHPAREVDAERLLEQFRELERRSAELRETLAERNLDATRQLEHQFTALTAALFPTTAQAQAPAQRHAHDHDHAMRETR
- the rfbC gene encoding dTDP-4-dehydrorhamnose 3,5-epimerase, which produces MKATEVPAIVGAYLFEPTPYADERGFFCRTFDADVVRSVGLDPDAFIQDSLSRSVRGVLRGLHLRSGAGEAKLVRCSYGKVFDVVVDLRPDSPTYRNVAVFELSGETQVTLYIPAGCAHGFQALTETADTSYRIDRPHDPAEDVTIAFDDPELAIPWPLPVTSMSQRDREAPSLAEVLKHKEK